DNA sequence from the Sardina pilchardus chromosome 23, fSarPil1.1, whole genome shotgun sequence genome:
GTCTATATATGACAATGAAGGGACTGACATCCAGACATAAATTGTGATTAGCTCATAAATTCAAATATCGaacataaattaattaatttgttAATAAATTCAGACATCCCTTAACGTAAAGTGTGAGTATGCCCATAAATCCTCATTAACTTCCAGAATATGCAGATTCAAAGACATATTTACTTCACTGCAAGTTCAAATTTGATGGGCTATGCCAACTGGCGTCGTCCTCCATGCAAAACAAGAAAGTGACTCACACGATATTAACTCAAGTCTAGCAGACAAGGTGGTGTGCTATGCAGTGTACCATGAATGCTGAAAGATGTTTAAGCCCTTGCTCGTCTGCACAGAATTGTGTTCAACATAACACTGTTGCACCTACCTCAAAcattctccaccaccaccaccccacacacacacacacacacacacacacacaacctgctctTGCTCTTCATCTCGTGTTTGCATATTTAACACCCTTGCTCTCACCTGCCCAGAGTTGGGAGCTCTCGCCCTGGCACCCCTGGCCGTGTAACACCCTCTTCCCACATCTCTCCAACTTGGCTCGCCTTGACGCAATAACTTGCGTGTGCTTTTTTCTGGTGCCATCACTCCATCACGCTATCTGCTTTGcttacttcctctctctttctctctctccctctttctccttctcctcccctctcattctTCCCCCCACTTGTACTCTCTCCCTCGATCATATTCTTTCCCCCGAAACCCAGGATAAAACCGTAACTGCTGGCAGTAATGTGGTGACATACACTGGGAACTTCCTACTTCCAATCACTGCCTTCTCTCAAAGATGACATTGTGGGCAGGCTGGTGCATGGGAGACTGCAGCAGAATtgattctccttttttttttttttaattagaacactgttctctccccacccctcttcATTCGTCTGAGCAGTGCTacagttctctctttctttctcatacCGTTCagacttactctctctctctctctctctcacacacaccttctgtgcTCTCCATCTGTATCTCTCAccttctttatttctctctctctctctctctctctctctctctctctctctctctctctctctctttctctgacccaCTCTGTTTCTGTCTTGGAGTTTCTGTCCTCTATCCCAGAGCCTTGGTCTCTCCTCTCACCGTTCACTGTTCAAGCACTCACCCTTCTTTCATCTCCGATCTGTCATCTCGTGCTTTCATTTTTTCCCTTCATCTCGTCCATTCCACTGACACCCTCTTCCGTCTCCATGTGTGTAGCAGGAGTAGCCTCCTCAACTCCCTGCTCACATGCACTGTATTGGCGCTTTTTTGTGTATGGCCGTAAGTATATTTTCTGATACTGTTGCTGGCGAAATGCGTCGTTCTCGTGAAATTCCTCATAAATATTTCTCATGGTCAAGAAGAAAACACAGCAGTTAGGCAGGCATCGTAAGGAGCCAGCAGCAGTGATTAAGTCTACAGCTCATTTATGCAGAACAAACggggaagaaaggaaagagagagaaagagagagagagggagaaagagagagagaaagagagagagagggagagagagagggagagagagagagactaactcCAGTTTAAATGGCATTGACTTCATTGATTGGAGTCTTTTGGGAGCCAATTTCTCTCCTTTTAAGAACTGTACGTTGTTTAATGCATGAGTACGGCTGAAAGACGCTAACAAATTAGAGGAGTGAGCGCAACACTGGCATGAACTGGAGAAAAAGTTAAGTTTAAGTccgaaagaaaaagaaaagagaaaagaatggCTTAACCAAGGGGCAGTGTATCCTTATTTATAGATATGCTATTTTCCTGTTGCTCTATTGCCATGTTGGATCACAGCTCTTTTAAGTCAGACTCCCTCCTCGCTGGTGTTTTTCTAGCCTGTTGAGCCCGTCAGGAGGTGCCGAGATGTTTTTGGAGACTCCAGATGCCCTACCCGAGCTCATCCTCGCGCTCATCTGCTCAGGGAAAAATAAGAACAGAGGGACTCTCTGCAGACACTTGCACCCATATGGTAAACTACATTTGCATGATTATAAGGCTGCGTGTGAGTGTTCATGCATTCATGTCTGTTTGAACTGCTGGTtgctgctccaaatgtagtttAACATTGTGAAAACCAGTGTTGCTACTGGCTTGTTTGACACcctgggtgacacacacacacacacacacacacacacacagtgtacactgTGTTTCATGCGTTAAAGGAGTATTCCGTCGATTTtacacatagatctctgtttctcaaggtcaccgagtaTCTAAGTGAAAAATTACGGTTTTCTTTAACTTGCTACTTGAGaatcaataggctacattagcCATCCCCTAAACATGTCAACCTAGAGTCAAGACTTACCTAAATGACCTTGGTGTTGTAAATGATGATTTCACACCCCTCAGAAAAGTACCGTGTGAGTGACACTGTAGACCCGCATTCACAATAGTATACAAGATTCAAGCACTTTCTTTCAATTGAAATGCATGCTGTGATTGAGTAGTCTTCGTCCTTAACCTCTGAGACCTCAACAAGTAGGAATGGCAAAGAAGTGAGTGACTTTATCCCTGCATTTCTTCATCATTCAATGCAGCTGTGAGTATGACTATGATGACATATACATGTAAAAGTCGTGTTATTGCTATGTCTTgtctttatgtgtatgtgtactatAGATTTATGTTTTTACATTATTGTATCTTGGTGTCGTTTACTTTGTTGTGTGAGGCGCCTAGTTCCCCATCCCTATCAGTGAGTGTGTCTACCCTTAATGTGTATTACATGGGTGTTACAAATaaaagcaagcaagcacacacatcccagttcacacagacacacacacacacacatgcacacacatgcacacacagacacacacacacacacacacacacacacacacacacacacacacacacacacacacacacacacacacacacactcacacacagacacacagacacacaaacacacaaacacacacacacacatgcacacacagatacacacatgacCAAATGTAtctttgtggagagaatgtgcagaactgagcggcggtcatgttttgtaccgctatgcggtgcatctagtttattACATGGGTGTTAGTCATTATCTTGTGGCTTTCATTATCTTGTGGCTTCTTCATATCATTGACTGAGTTCTTCATTTCCAATAAACAGTTTAAAAAAATTGTAATGTAGCCATTACAGTATCTATGACAAAAATAGAACTAGGCCTACGGCAACTTCCTAAAAGGATGACAGTGATCAGAACCGACATTCTACCGTATTATACACAGTTCATCAATTTCCCAAATTACCTTCTATCATGTTGTTGCATCATTTTGCCCGACTTATTTAGTTAAAACAAAAGACCCTTCTATGCCAACTACAGTGCAGCTACCTAAGTGGAATCCCCCCTATTGATGTGATTGGCCCCAGTCAAATACAGGCTTTGAATATTGATGTAATGTATTCAACACCTTCCCGTTCCCAACAGTTCTGCCAACATCAGCTGCTGAGACTGTCTTTGATGTTGCTGATGTAAAAGATACTTGAGTCTCAAGACCCCCTTTGATTGTGAAAATATGCTAGTCTGTTTGGTATTTAACATCTGTTAGCAATTTTGCTCTTTTCCAGGGGGGAAGCGGTACAATTGTTGACCCACaatttgtctgtttctctctctctctctctctctctctctctctctctctctctctctctctctctctctctctctcgctctgtctttatctcaaacacacacagtttatttCTCAttcgtttcctctctctctctctcacacacacacacacacacacacacacacacacacacacacacacacacacacacacacacacacacacactcaaacacgttatttctttctctttcctgtctctttctctctctcacacacacacacacacattctctctctctcatccacacacagtcactttgCACACATAGTAGGCCTAATGATAATCAGTCTCTCTGAAGCAGTTATCTTGGCACAGCTGGAACTGGACAGAGTAGCATGTTGAAACCTTTGCTAGGGTGCGGCCCTGACCCTAAAAATTCAACCAACAGTGctcatgtcaaacacacacacacacacacacacacacacacacacacacagtgtacactgTGTTTCATGAGTTAAAGGAGTAGTCTGTCGATTTTTAAcctagatctctgtttctcaaggtcaccgagtaTCTAAGTGAAAAATCACGGTTTTCTTTAACTTGCTACTTGAGaatcaataggctacattagcCATCCCCTAAACATGTCAACCAAGAGTCAAGACTTGCCTAAATGACCCTGACCCCAAAAATTCAACCAACAGTGCTCATGTCAAACATCGCTCTCATCCTTTTTTGCTCTGGTCATAAGACTGGTTGTGCGGGTACTGTACTCCATAATTGGAGCTAGGGAAGTGTGAGCCTTCGGGGCTGGTAACACTGAAGCCTCTGTAGAACCCCCTAATTAACTTGTAGATCACAGAACCATAAACAAGGCATCACCCTCTGGACCAAAAAGCATTGTGACAGCGCACAACATCATCATTTGAAGCCCACAGCACTATTGCATTTCCACACAGTGACAGTTGTCTGCGACAGtcattttaacatttttgttttaggGTGGTTGGCCATACATGACAATTAACATTAAAACACAATCACATTCACAGTCCCTTTCCAACTCTTGTCAGTTATAATTTATGATGAGCAGCTTTTGCTaactttacagtttttctcgattgctttgacctgATTAAAGAAGCTGACTGACTGAAGGCTCTGTCGCCTTTTTGCCTTAGCCGAGAAGAGAGGATGTGGAGAATGTCTTTATTGCCAGATCTAAGAGACCTGGGGGTTATATGGGGCTGTATGAGGTCAGAGATGTAGATTGGGGCTAGACCATTTTGTGCTTTTAAAACCATTAGCAGAATCTTGAATTGGATCCTGAAATGGACTGGGAGCCACTGAAGGGAGGCTAAGACTGGGGTAATATGCTTTAGCATTTTGGTACCAGTCAGCAGCCTTTCTGCTGTATTTTGGATCATCTGATGGTGTAACAACAGTGATTGGGGGAGGTACAGGGAATTGCCGTAATCAAGCCATGATGTTATGAAGGCATAGATGACTTGTTTCAGGTTGTGATATGACAGAAAGGGTTTAAGTTTGGTGATGGTTCTCAACTGATAAAAGCTACTTTTGACAACAGATGAGATCGGTTTGTGAAGATAAAGCCCAGAGTCAAAATACAACCCTCTTGCATGTGGTTTGACAAATGAGAAGAGGTGACCTAAGCTGCCAGTGAAGGGGCCAAAAAGTATCACCTCTGCTTTGTCATTATTAAGCTAGAGGAAAAGATTTCATTAAGGCATTCTTGGAGAACCTTTAGAGTCCCTGATCTAAATAAGAGATACAGCTTTGAATCATCTGCATAGAAGTGGAAGGAAATATTATACTTTCTGATTATGCCATAATGAGAGTATGTACAGGGAGAAGGGAACTGGGCCAAGAATGGATACCTGGGGGACACCTCAAGACACAGAGGCTGTGGAAGAGGAAAACTAGACAATGAGCACTGAGAACAACCTGTGATTGAGATTATAGTTGAACCATTTTAGATTTAATGCCAACCCACTGTTCAAACCGTGCCAGGAAAGTGTTGTGGTCGACATTGTCAAAGGCAGCACTAAGGTCTAGTAGGATCATTGTGGCATTATCACCAGAGTCTAACATGAGGAGCTGATCATTAGCCACCTGTATTCAAGGCTGTTTCGGTACTGTGGCCAACATTGAAGCCTGGAGTTTTGATAATAAAAGTTGTGATAAGACACTTGCCATATTGACAAATATGCACAAATGCATGtgcaaaatgtaggctacatcacatTTCAAATTGCATAACAAACATAAATAATCCATATCTTCACTAACTATGTTCAGTTTACTAGTTCAGTTGAAACTTGTCACAGTGTGTTCATAATACTTAGCTCGTAGATGGTAGCTTAAACTTGAAGAACTAATGATATGTTAATTTTGTGCACATCGACTGAGCCTACGAGTCAAAGGATCAAAACAGAAACAGCAAAAGAGAATCGTTAGTAAAAGAAAAATCTTTGGGCACATGATTAATACAAtttagataataataataatacagatGTAATGCTCTGTCCTTGATCTCATTGCAATTAATGCTGATAGCCCtcatttttatttgtcacaatgtgttctgaataggcacatttacattaaagctatctgaaattattttcttttattttggatatctgaaattaaatgaatgacTAGTAACAATATAATTGTAGATATCTGAAATGGGAGTTTGCCCTAGGGAGAATGACATTGTGGATATCTGAAATGACATTAGTATTAGGAAGATATCAGCAATAACAATTGTGACAGGAAGAATGCCATTATGGATATCTGAAATGTTCATTTTGACTAGGAAGGATTGAATTATGAATATCTTAATAAAATATTCCCTATCGATTTAATATTGAATTTACTCTCAGGTTTCTCCCATTTCCAAACTTCCCGTTTATGATTTCCAGGGGTTTAACCAGCAGTGAAATAGTTTCAGGAGTGCAAAAAATGTTTTCTTGCAATCAACGTTTCTTTAAaggcagttgtttactcaattccagtGATGGTGATGTTCTTAGTAATGGATAAAACCATCACATGTCAGACAGCATCTGACAACGAAGCTCACAGTgttgaaagagaagaaaaatcgCAAGGAACCAAAGCGGTCCAAACCAACAATTGAGTTGTGTGCTACACCTTGTGCTAGCTTTCATAGTAAAAGTTACTATGAAGTTACTAGAGCTAACTTTTGCTAACATTTCAGACCAGAACTTAAGCTAAACACATACTATTTCCTCCTGGCATTTTTTATGGACAACCAAGTAAAAGCAGACCAAAAAGTGTTGACTAGGTGGCATTTGTGCACAATCATTTCATGTCATAGCCTATGTTAACCGTGACTGTGTATCGAGTAGTATCTAAGAGTAGAAACTCAGCAGTGTTCCAACATTAGACCTTCTTTACGACCTAAGGCTTTTACATGCATGTTGCtaactgctgtgtgtgacatCACTGTGTGATGTATGCCCCATCTTAGCGACGGCCCTGTGCCCAGTGTGAACATTTATGGATAACACTTGACAATAACAATGACAAAGGAGAATTTTCTCCTTAGTATATGTGTTGGTGATATTTCAGCAAATGCGGTAAAGACATGTTCTCccactcttcctccacctctctcttaaTCCCTTCATCATTCCCTCTTTTCTTCTAAAGGAAGCAATTTGGCTTTATTGTTTCACAGTGGGGTGGTAAGATGTCTTCCTGAGCCCTGTTCAGATCCATTAGAGATGTGTGGAGGATCCCTCACTGACACTCAATCCAATCACAGGGCACTGGGCATGACCTTGGCTCACGGTGACCTTGACGTCATCCCAGCCGGGTAACCGACACCCCACAAGGGGCTCCTACCCAGGGCGCCCATCCTTCCCTAAGTGAAGCATCTCCAGCAAAATGAATTGGTCTCAACAGGCAATGTATAAACAACCTttcaaaggaaaaaagaaagaaaaaaagtgtgtgtgtgtgtgtgtgtgtgtgtatgtatgtgtgtgtgcgtgcatgtgtgttaaagagagagggaagaggtgtATGAGGTGGAAAAAACTTGTATGGGAGACACAAGACCTTTTCCTGCCTAAATGCAAGCTTTTAGCAGATTAAATATTTAGAAGATTTGTTGTCCTATTCTGGAGACAGCAAGATGGAGATCTAGGGAGGGGGGcatcttctccccctccctcctttttttttctgctgcagCTTGGCGTTGAGTGGATCTTAATGGTTCAGTGGTCCTCCAGTGACGTGGAAACGAAAACAAAGGCTCTTTGTGTTGAAAGACACAATTGCATCCTTGCCTTTGTTTACAGTATCATATGgcaagaggggaagagagcCAGGTCCCAGGAAGGAGGATTGGGACCTGGCTAAGACAGCTTGTGCAATGAGGAGCCGGTGTAGGATATGACTGGCATGTCTATGAATCTCATGAATTATTAATCTTTCATTGGCTGAATGATCAATTAACTTACTCTCAAGGCCTACCTATTCCTGGGCATGCGATGCTTCATAAAATGTGTAcctctctatttctttttttcttctatttctTTCCCACTTTTTTCACTATTTTCAAACCAGACCACTACTTCATATCTGACACTTCTTTACTATGTTTGAAAAACTCAATGTGCCCTCTTTGACTGATGTAACACCGGAAAAACGGTGACAAATCTGAGACTCAGTGTGAAGGCCCTGGCAAGAAAGAGACACTAAAGAAATAGAACACTGGCTAACTTAGAGGACATacataaaaaagagaaacacattTGGGTGTCAATCTTGAAAAGGGCACTGTTCAAGCcaaaaagggaaagaaggggttagaaaaaaaacagttcacTAACTCCTTTTTCAGTTGAAGAACAATCACTTTTGgtgtgatttctctctctctctctctctctctctctctccctctcttccttttccctctccttgAAGGCTCCATCCTCATAGGATACAAATGTTATCCCAAGGGACCACAGCCTTGAAAGCAGTGAAGCCTTGAGAATGGATATAATCCATGTCCTTGTGCGATTCTCCTGTGCTCAGCACcggcctgttctctctctttcttctctctctctctctctctctctctctctctctctctctctctctctctctctctctctctctgtctctctctctctgtcatggacacacacacatactcacacaaaccaCCATTTTATGATCAAGATATTATTCCCCGCAGTGAGGCACAAAGCCTTGCCCCAATTCTGCTGCAACACATAAAACACTGAAACACTGGGCCGTTTGTATTGTCAAATCCACACAGGGTCCCGGGGATGAATTGGTGTCTTGGAATAAAAAAATCTAGGGCCTTTTGTGCTCTCATCTCCTCAGTTTTAAtacaaggaaaaaaaagacatgtgTAGAGTCAATTTCCTCAGTTCACCGTAGATGAAATGTTATTCTAATCCCTGAGTCCTTTTCGGCATATGCTGTAGGCCTTCACTTGCTTGTCTGCTTATTGATGGTTCGGTTTCAAAGAAAACACTGATACAACTGCCACTTAATAGTTGATGTCATGGTTTCAATTGTATTACATTGCTCATTTAACCTGTTATTGGAGTAACgttttaaatagttgaataaatCAATGAATGAACAGAACAATTATTGcataacaaagcaaacaaactaaCAAGACCTCCCTATCAGTCTTACTGTACCATAAGCTTACCGTGTCCTGCTTGTTGTTTGTCACTCTTTTCATACAATGTGTATCACTGATGCATTGTTCTGTTCCACAATGTCCAATATGTGCTGAACCTTCCCAGCCAAAGCTATTCTCCTTTCACTGGTACAACagttgttgttacttgtttctAATGAAGACGCATGCCTAAAGGTTATGTAAAGGTGACAGACTTTTCCACTGTACCTTATTTCTTCTGTGCTGTGAAGGTGGATGGGGTTATGATGGGGCTAACTTTCTTGAGATGGGGAGGATATGTGGCCTGGGGGTGCATGGGGGCAAGAGAAAGGATCAGATCCAAAGGTACTGTAGAGGTGAACTTCAGACTTGCATTGAAGTTAGCCCCCAATGGACATATTCTGCCTCATATCTCTCAAGCAGGAGACCTCTTGAACAGGAGCACTTCACAGAGAATGAAAGAACCTGTTTAATTCAGTCGGCCTTCCCTTCTCAAGCAGATCACAACCTGGCCCTCCCCCAACCTGAAATAAAATCAGTGGTAGAGTCATCAAGAGCTGGCTATTAAACAGTTCTTCACCTCTAAAGCGCTCACCTCACCCAAACAATACATGGATTACCCCCACAAAGAACCAAGATATTAGCCTGGGTGACCCCAGACGATTCTGTGAgcacatttgaatttgctcCACAGATCAGTCTGGCAGTGTTCCCAAGTGAGCCCATTTCTGAATCACCAAAACCCATCACAACTACCGATGTAAACAACTGCATGGGTAACCTTTGTTTTTGAAAAGTGTATTGAGCACTGACTTCCGCATGGGTTAGCCCCAGGGCTGCCAACTTAGAAATGAACAAGAAATCAACTTGAACAGCACATTCTTTATAGTGGCAATAGCATCTCTCTTTGCCGCTTGATCGTGGTCATATTTCCAACAATTATAAGGGTTTCTTTTGAGCCTAAATTTAGCATTATGTTGTATGAGCATGCAGCTCATATGAAattatcggtaacactttacttgacgggctcattcataacacattcataacagctgtcatgaactgcacatgaagcattcatgactgactCATGAAacgtgactcaacattcataccaacactttcatgaatgtggaagacaaaatgacgaaaacgtcaaaataaaagtccaacaatctagtaatccatatacagggtattatgaatcctctccagcatttgtaaacatctcatgaatattttatgaagtctacttcaaatgtcactttactatacaagttgtgaagtattcattaTACTGGGAAGGTGCACGTTGAGGAGTCATTACTGAATTGAGGTCATCAGACGTCTGCTAGCAAGATACGGGAGAGAACTGAGGAACACAGTCTCATCTCCTAGGAAGTTGCGGTAAGTGATTGCGTCACATCCTGTTTGTACTGCCACTGTTTAGCGTTGTAGCTTGCGGTGCTTCCCCGCTGTTTCCACGTAATCTGTTCATTTTGAACACATTGGGGTTTTATCTACGTATAACTCTACTCTAACCACCTGTGTAGCCAACTCACTTGCTTTTCTTAAAGACGATGCCTCGTCTCGATCCTGTccctacctctcctcctcctaacgCTCTATGTTGCCCGGCGTGTCACATGCTAGCTTACTCCCCAGCCTCCTTTAGTGGACAAGATACTTGTAATAAATGCAGACGAATAGCTAGCTTGGAGGCGAGGTTAGATGAACTCGAGGGCCGCATCCACACGCTGAATCTGACTAGCAAACAGTTAGCGACAGAATCCCCGGTAAGCTGTGTGGATGCACCAGCCATTAGATctacagataggcctacagatAGCGTAACCATGACAGCCCCCTCGCAGCAGGGGACTAGTCCCTGGGTGACTATTCGGGGACATAAATCCAAACAGAGGCCCACTGCTAACCACCAACCCCTTCACGTTTCTAATCGATTCTCCCCTTTAGCTAGCCAAGATAAACCTGCCTCTCTGGTAATTGGCGCCTCTACTATACGATACGTGAAGCTAACGACTCCATCGGTTATAGTTAATTCAATATCTGGGGCCAGAGCTAACGACATCGAGTCAAATTTGAAAGTGCTGGCTAATGCTAAGCGTAAATATTCGAAAATAGTCATCCACACCGGCACCAACGATGTCCGATT
Encoded proteins:
- the LOC134071733 gene encoding uncharacterized protein LOC134071733, with the translated sequence MPRLDPVPTSPPPNALCCPACHMLAYSPASFSGQDTCNKCRRIASLEARLDELEGRIHTLNLTSKQLATESPVSCVDAPAIRSTDRPTDSVTMTAPSQQGTSPWVTIRGHKSKQRPTANHQPLHVSNRFSPLASQDKPASLVIGASTIRYVKLTTPSVIVNSISGARANDIESNLKVLANAKRKYSKIVIHTGTNDVRLRQSEITKQNFISVCRFAQQMSDSVTFSGPIPIRRGDEMFSRISDLNRWLSEWCANNNVGFIDNFSSFLGKPRLLKRDGIHPTPEGAVLLSRNIDHHLTEASS